From the genome of Lysinibacter sp. HNR:
TGACCCATGATGATGATCAGGTCGGCCTTCTCAAAGTCGTTGTAGGCCACGGTGGACTTTCCGATTCCCAGGGTGTCGAGCATGGCCGTGCCCGTTGATTCGTGGCACATGTTGGAGCAGTCGGGCAGGTTGTTGGTGCCAAAGGCCCGCACAAAAAGTTGGTAGGCAAACGCGGCCTCGTTGGAGGCCCGTCCACTGGTGTAGAACGCGGCTTCGTTTGGGGAGTCGAGGCCGTTGAGCTTCTCGGCGATGATGCCAAAGGCATCGTCCCACGAGATGGGTTCGTAGTGATCTTTGTCTGCGGGCTTGTGGAGCGGTTCAACCAATCTGCCCTGCATTCCCAGCCAGTACTCCGACTTATCGAGCATGCTGGTGAGCGAGTTTTCCGCCCAGAAGCTGCGCGGGATAGTGAGGGGCGTAGCCTCCCAGGTGACGGCCTTTGCTCCGTTTTCGCAGAACTCCGCGATCTTGCGATGATCGGGATCGGGCCAGGCGCAGCTCATGCAGTCAAAACCGTGCTTCTGGTTGATCGAGGTGAGCAGCTTTGCCGAGCGGACAACACCCATGCGGCTGAGGGCCGGACCCATGGCGTGCATCACACCCGGGACACCGGCGGCCCACTCCTTCTCGTGGGTCACCTCAATGTTGTCGTCTGAAACGTCTTCGATGGGGGCCTTGGGGGTCATGAAGCGCTCACTTTCTCGGGGGTGTTCAGGGGGTGGGCGGATGAAGTTTTCGGGGCCGCGTCGGGGGTTATTCCCAGGGCTTCTTCCTGGCTTGCCGCCAGAGTTCCGCCCACAGCTTCATCAGTGGTCTCCTCTTCGACAATGCGCTCAGCACCGCTGTACACAACCATGGAGTCTCCGCGCAAAAAGCCGACCAGGGTGATTCCGGCCTCGTCTGCCAGCTCCACCGCCAAGGACGACGGTGCCGACACCGCCGCGAGCAGGGGAATGCCCGCCATCAGCGCCTTCTGGGTGAGTTCAAAACTGGCCCGGCCCGAAACCATGAGGACGGTACCTGTGAGCGGCAGCCTGTGGTTTGCCGCGGCCCAGCCAATCACCTTGTCCACGGCATTGTGCCGACCTACATCCTCACACAGCATAAGCATCTGGCTCGTTGTGGCATCAAAGAGGGCGGCCGCGTGCAGCCCGCCGGTCTTCTCAAAGACCGCCTGTCGGGAGCGCAGTATTTCGGGAAAAGTTGTGAGGGTGCGGGCACTGATCCGCATCGGGTCGGCGGCAACCGTGTAGGCGGAGGTGGTGCGCACCGCATCAATACTCGCCTTGCCGCAGAGACCGCACGAGCTGGTGGTGTAAAAGGAACGCTCGAGGCTCGGATCGGGTGCGGGAACGCCGGGCGCCAGGGTCACATCAAGAACGTTGTACTCGTTAGTGGGGCTGCCCGGGCGGGCACCCGCGCAATAGCGCACGCTGCTCACCTGCTCCCCCCGAGAGACGATGCCCTCGGAGACCAGAAATCCCACCGCCAGATCAAAGTCGTTGCCGGGCGTGCGCATGGTGATGGCGAGCGACTGACCGCCCACCCTAATCTCTAGGGGTTCCTCCGCCGCAAGCACGTCTTCTCGCCTGCGGGGCGCTGACCCCACCGTTATACGCGTAATTCGCCGTCGAACCGTTATTCTGCCCACATTTCATGTCTATCATCTCCCCGCGAGCTAGGCAAGGGGGTCGGACGAGGCTTCCCCATCATTCGTGAGAAGTCCCAACAGCATCATGTCCTGAGTGAGAGCATGATACAGCTCTTTTTGACCCGTAGACTCGTAGAGTTCACGCAGCCCGTACGAGCTGTTACTCTCACCCTCCTCGATTGCCCGAGGTTGCCTTCACCAAGGGCACAGGCCACCTTCGCCACCGCGAAGAAACATCCCTTAAGCAAGGCGTCTGCCAAAACGGTCACGTTACCGTGTATCTGTAACCAGCGCTCCACTCTCCCGCGGTCGGAGGCTATAGGTGGGATAAATTGCCACGGCTGAGGGCTCCACGCTCACCCAAACCGTCACGCCGGGCCTCAGGCCGTGGAGCGCGGCGTCCTCCATGCGAACCTCCGCCACGATCAAGGTGGGGGCCGGATTGATATCACCCGCCTGAGGAACCAGGCTCAGCCGAATCGTCAATGCTCGGGGGGTGTGCGACAGCCCCCTCACCCGGGCCCGCCACGAGTTAGTTCCGGATGCAGAATCCGCCCGATTCACGCTAATCGCAACGTCCCCCGGATGGAAAAGTACCGTAGCCGGATGCCCCGGCCGAAGTCTCGCGGCGGAGGTCCCCTCTGACCCTAGAGCTGGTGTGGTGTCAACGCCTCTTGAGGCCACGATCCGGTGCCCGCCGGGGAGAAGAACGCAGAAGGCCTCCTGCCTCAGCTTCTCAACACCCTGCACACCCTCAGCAACATCCGCAATCACCGCATCCTCCGCGCTCACCACCCCTTCCAGCCGATTGAGCCCAACCAGACGCGCGGCAAAAACGCTTCGTGGAGCAACCATAAGGGTGGGGGTTGAGGCCTCTTCCACAACACACCCCCGATCAAGAACGATGCTGCGAGAGGCAAGCGCAAACCCATCCACAATATCGTGACTCACGATAAGCGCTGTTATGTTTGTGGCGGCTAACTGCTCGCCAACAAGTTGACGAATATCATCAGCAGTTGCAACGTCGAGGGATGCGAACGGTTCGTCAAGAAGAATCACTCCGGGGCGGGCCGCAAACGTGCGGGCAAGGGCAACCCTCTGCTGTTGCCCTCCGGACAGTTCGTGCGGGTGTGCGGAACCCGCACCCGCAAGCCCCACGTCGGCGAGCCAGCGGTCTGCCAGGGCCAGAGACTCACGCCTATCTGCACCCTGCGAACGGGGGCCAAAGGCAACATTCTCTCGAATCGTGAGATGAGGAAAAAGCCCGGGGTCCTGCTCAAGAAGCCCGATTCCACGACGGTACGGCGGCACCCGCAGTGCCCGGGTATCCGTGCTGGAAATCGTGTTTTCGGCCACGCTGATTCGGCCTCGGTCTAGCGGGAGAAAACCTGCCAGCGCCGCGAGGAGGGTTGATTTGCCGGAACCGTTGGGTCCCAGCAGCGCAACCACCTCTCCTCCCTCAACAC
Proteins encoded in this window:
- the fdhD gene encoding formate dehydrogenase accessory sulfurtransferase FdhD, coding for MGRITVRRRITRITVGSAPRRREDVLAAEEPLEIRVGGQSLAITMRTPGNDFDLAVGFLVSEGIVSRGEQVSSVRYCAGARPGSPTNEYNVLDVTLAPGVPAPDPSLERSFYTTSSCGLCGKASIDAVRTTSAYTVAADPMRISARTLTTFPEILRSRQAVFEKTGGLHAAALFDATTSQMLMLCEDVGRHNAVDKVIGWAAANHRLPLTGTVLMVSGRASFELTQKALMAGIPLLAAVSAPSSLAVELADEAGITLVGFLRGDSMVVYSGAERIVEEETTDEAVGGTLAASQEEALGITPDAAPKTSSAHPLNTPEKVSAS
- a CDS encoding ABC transporter permease; this encodes MKKAPTLLYVPAILGLALLILPLAGLVARADWATLPAAITSEQALQALGLSLLTASLATLLCVLLGAPLAVIMSRSGPRIAGVLRALVTIPLVMPPLVGGIALLYLFGVNGLLGHTLQLLGGIRLPFSTAAVVIAQTFVAMPFFVITVEGALRSVGTRYERAAATLGASPWTVLRRVTLPLVRPALIAGVVLSFSRALGEFGATALFAGNTPGVTRTMPLAIYTAFNGAGVSTNTAVALSLLLLVVSLTMLIILRGWRPGVVGAGSVGSSAGGSGIVGSGAGEAGVAGLSIREPGAAESGIAEPESAGLSVGDRGVAHEQVRDRRISRAEGHPPLGLAADVEVSRGDFNLSASLRVEGGEVVALLGPNGSGKSTLLAALAGFLPLDRGRISVAENTISSTDTRALRVPPYRRGIGLLEQDPGLFPHLTIRENVAFGPRSQGADRRESLALADRWLADVGLAGAGSAHPHELSGGQQQRVALARTFAARPGVILLDEPFASLDVATADDIRQLVGEQLAATNITALIVSHDIVDGFALASRSIVLDRGCVVEEASTPTLMVAPRSVFAARLVGLNRLEGVVSAEDAVIADVAEGVQGVEKLRQEAFCVLLPGGHRIVASRGVDTTPALGSEGTSAARLRPGHPATVLFHPGDVAISVNRADSASGTNSWRARVRGLSHTPRALTIRLSLVPQAGDINPAPTLIVAEVRMEDAALHGLRPGVTVWVSVEPSAVAIYPTYSLRPRESGALVTDTR